The following coding sequences lie in one Chionomys nivalis chromosome 8, mChiNiv1.1, whole genome shotgun sequence genomic window:
- the Sf3b2 gene encoding splicing factor 3B subunit 2, producing the protein MAAEHPEPPKGELQLPPPPPPGHYGAWAAQELQAKLAEIGAPIQGSREELVERLQTYTRQTGIVLNRPVLRGEDGDKAAPPPMSAQLSGIPMPPPPMGLPPLQPPPPPPPPPPGLGLGFPMAHPPNLGPPPPLRVGEPVALSEDERLKLAQQQAALLMQQEERAKQAAVLMEQERQQEIAKMGTAVPRPPQDMGQLGVRTPLGPRVAAPVGPVVPTPTVLPMGAPVPRPRGPPPPPGDENREMDDPSVGPKIPQALEKILQLKESRQEEMNSQQEEEEMETDTRSSLGQSASETEEDTVSISKKEKNRKRRNRKKKKKPQRVRAASSESSGDREKDSARSRGSDSPAADVEIEYVTEEPEIYEPNFIFFKRIFEAFKLTDDVKKEKEKEPEKLDKMENSAVPKKKGFEEEHKDSDDDSSDDEQEKKPEAPKLSKKKLRRMNRFTVAELKQLVARPDVVEMHDVTAQDPKLLVHLKATRNSVPVPRHWCFKRKYLQGKRGIEKPPFELPDFIKRTGIQEMREALQEKEEQKTMKSKMREKVRPKMGKIDIDYQKLHDAFFKWQTKPKLTIHGDLYYEGKEFETRLKEKKPGDLSDELRISLGMPVGPNAHKVPPPWLIAMQRYGPPPSYPNLKIPGLNSPIPESCSFGYHAGGWGKPPVDETGKPLYGDVFGTNAAEFQTKTEEEEIDRTPWGELEPSDEESSEEEEEEESDEDKPDETGFVTPADSGLITPGGFSSVPAGMETPELIELRKKKIEEAMDGSETPQLFTVLPEKRTATVGGAMMGSTHIYDMSTVMSRKGPAPELQGVEVALAPEELELDPMAMTQKYEEHVREQQAQVEKEDFSDMVAEHAAKQKQKKRKAQPQDSRGGSKKYKEFKF; encoded by the exons ATGGCGGCGGAGCATCCAGAACCTCCCAAAGGAGAATTGCAGTTGCCACCGCCGCCACCTCCAGGCCACTATGGCGCCTGGGCTGCCCAGGAGCTTCAGGCCAAATTGGCGGAAATAGGAGCTCCGATCCAGG GGAGTCGCGAGGAGCTGGTTGAACGGCTGCAGACCTACACCCGCCAG ACTGGCATCGTGCTGAATCGACCAGTTTtaagaggagaggatggggacaAAGCCGCTCCGCCTCCTATGTCAGCCCAG ctgtctGGGATTcctatgccaccaccacctatgGGACTCCCCCCTCTAcagcctcctccaccacctccaccacctccaccaggcCTTGGCCTTGGCTTTCCTATGGCTCACCCACCAAATCTGGGGCCCCCGCCTCCTCTCCGAGTTGGTGAGCCTGTGGCATTATCGGAAGATGAACGGCTGAAGCTGGCACAGCAGCAGGCAGCTTTGCTGATGCAGCAAGAGGAACGTGCCAAACAG GCTGCTGTGTTAATGGAGCAGGAACGACAGCAGGAGATTGCCAAGATGGGCACTGCAGTCCCTCGGCCTCCTCAAGATATGGGTCAGCTGGGTGTTCGTACTCCTCTGGGACCTCGAG TAGCTGCTCCAGTAGGCCCTGTGGTTCCCACTCCCACTGTTTTGCCCATGGGGGCACCTGTTCCTCGCCCTCGCGGTCCCCCACCGCCCCCTGGAGATGAGAACAGAGAG ATGGATGATCCCTCTGTGGGCCCCAAGATCCCCCAGGCTTTggagaagattctgcagctgaaGGAAAGCCGTCAGGAAGAGATGAACTCTCAGCAGG aggaagaagaaatggagacagaCACTCGCTCATCCCTGGGACAGTCAGCATCAGAGACTGAGGAGGACACCGTGTCCATATCCAAAAAGGAG AAAAACCGGAAGCGTCGGAAccgaaagaagaagaaaaagccccAGCGAGTACGCGCAGCATCTTCAGAGAGCTCTGGGGACCGAGAGAAAGACTCAGCTCGGTCTCGAGGCTCTGACTCCCCTGCTGCTGATGTCGAGATTGAATATGTGACCGAAGAGCCTGAAATCTACGAGCCCAACTTCATCTTCTTCAAGAGGATTTTTGAGGCTTTCAAG CTCACTGATGatgtgaagaaggaaaaggaaaaggagccgGAGAAACTTGACAAAATGGAAAACTCTGCAGTTCCTAAGAAGAAGGGCTTTGAGGAGGAGCACAAGGACAGTGATGATGACAGCAGCGATGATGAACAG GAAAAGAAGCCAGAAGCTCCTAAGCTGTCCAAGAAGAAGCTGCGCCGAATGAATCGCTTTACTGTGGCAGAACTCAAGCAG ctgGTGGCTCGGCCTGATGTTGTGGAGATGCACGATGTGACAGCACAGGACCCTAAGCTCTTGGTCCACCTCAAGGCTACCCGGAACTCTGTCCCTGTGCCACGCCACTGGTGTTTTAAGCGCAAGTACCTGCAAGGCAAGCGGGGCATTGAGAAGCCCCCTTTTGAGCTGCCAGACTTCATCAAACGCACAGGCATTCAGGAGATGCGAGAGGCCCTTCAGGAGAAG GAAGAACAAAAGACCATGAAgtcaaaaatgagagagaaagttCGGCCCAAGATGGGGAAGATAGATATTGACTACCAAAAACTGCATGATGCCTTCTTCAAGTGGCAGACCAAGCCAAAGCTCACTATCCATGGGGACCTATATTATGAG GGGAAGGAGTTTGAGACACGGCTGAAGGAGAAGAAGCCTGGGGACCTATCTGATGAACTAAGGATTTCCTTAGGGATGCCAGTAGGACCC AATGCCCACAAAGTCCCTCCCCCATGGCTGATTGCCATGCAGCGATATGGGCCACCCCCATCCTACCCGAACCTGAAAATTCCTGGGCTGAATTCACCTATTCCTGAG AGCTGTTCCTTTGGATACCATGCTGGTGGATGGGGCAAACCTCCAGTAGATGAGACTGGGAAGCCACTTTATGGGGATGTGTTTGGAACCAATGCTGCTGAGTTTCAG ACCAAAACTGAAGAAGAAGAGATTGATCGGACCCCTTGGGGAGAACTAGAACCGTCTGATGAAGAATCctcagaagaagaggaagaggaagaaagtgatGAAGACAAGCCAGATGAGACTGGCTTTGTCACACCTGCAGACAG TGGCCTCATCACTCCTGGGGGATTCTCATCAGTGCCAGCTGgaatggagacccctgaactcaTTGagctgaggaagaagaagatTGAGGAGGCAATGGATGG CAGTGAGACACCTCAACTGTTCACTGTACTGCCAGAGAAGAGAACAGCCACTGTTGGGGGAGCCATGATGGGGTCAACCCACATCTATGACATGTCCACGGTCATGAGTCGGAAGGGCCCAGCCCCTGAACTGCAAGGTGTGGAAGTAGCGCTGGCCCCTGAGGAGTTGGAGCTGGACCCCATGGCCATGACCCAGAAGTATGAGGAACATGTGCGGGAGCAGCAGGCACAAGTGGAGAAGGAAGACTTCAGTGACATGGTGGCTGAGCATGCTGCTAAACAGAAG CAAAAGAAACGGAAAGCTCAGCCACAGGACAGTCGTGGGGGCAGCAAGAAATACAAGGAATTCAAATTTTAG